A stretch of Microtus pennsylvanicus isolate mMicPen1 chromosome 5, mMicPen1.hap1, whole genome shotgun sequence DNA encodes these proteins:
- the Coq7 gene encoding NADPH-dependent 3-demethoxyubiquinone 3-hydroxylase, mitochondrial, with the protein MSGTRAIAAASMWRLRTGVRRPFSAYGRAIVIRFHSSGMTLDNINRAAVDRIIRVDHAGEYGANRIYAGQMAVLGRSSVGPVIQKMWDQEKDHLKKFNELMVAFRVRPTILMPLWNVAGFALGAGTALLGKEGAMACTVAVEESIAHHYNNQIRTLMEEDPGKYEELLQVIKKFRDEELEHHDTGLDHDAELAPAYALLKRVIQAGCSAAIYLSERF; encoded by the exons ATGAGCGGCACGAGGGCGATAGCGGCTGCTTCCATGTGGCGCTTGCGCACTGGCGTCCGGAGGCCCTTCTCAG CCTATGGAAGAGCCATTGTCATCAGGTTTCACAGTTCAGGAATGACCTTAGACAATATTAACCGGGCCGCTGTGGATCGAATAATTCGGGTGGATCACGCTGGTGAATATGGAGCAAACCGCATCTATGCAGGGCAGATGGCTGTGCTGGGCCGGTCCAGTGTTGGCCCTGTCATTCAG AAAATGTGGGATCAAGAGAAGGACCATTTGAAAAAGTTCAACGAGCTGATGGTTGCGTTCAGGGTTCGACCTACAATTCTGATGCCCTTGTGGAACGTGGCAGGCTTTGCACTGG GGGCGGGAACGGCCttgctggggaaggaaggagccaTGGCCTGCACTGTGGCAGTAGAGGAGTCCATTGCTCATCACTACAACAACCAGATCCGCACGCTGATGGAGGAGGACCCTGGGAAGTATGAGGAGCTGCTGCAG gtCATCAAGAAGTTTCGGGATGAGGAGCTTGAGCACCACGACACGGGCCTGGACCACGATGCGGAGCTG GCTCCGGCGTATGCCTTGTTGAAGAGGGTTATCCAGGCTGGATGCAGTGCAGCAATATATTTATCAGAACGGTTTTAA